A window of Callospermophilus lateralis isolate mCalLat2 chromosome 13, mCalLat2.hap1, whole genome shotgun sequence contains these coding sequences:
- the LOC143379366 gene encoding alpha-1,3-mannosyl-glycoprotein 4-beta-N-acetylglucosaminyltransferase-like protein MGAT4E isoform X1 has product MWGSTRRCFLTSVGILWLFFILKIPREIEDDQKMETSSSRKTPRPLEDWQTITFKYLEKIQRRKKTWLTVGISSASQWTPNGLLYTLVSLYQASSPEEEKHLTVLVHLADSDLLWLKETIAEISRLFSPQILAGQLLLIHAPSDVYPSVNGTQNEASREELYSKQNVDHAFLLSFATNLSTYFLLIEDNVFCSPNFVTQIHSQVATMKSSPWVILEFSDIGFLGKLFHSKDLPQLAHFLLLFHQEKPLDKLLLHFRTLMVQEKSIICRPFLFYYRVSHPTFDDNQKATLDRETDPFGPDNPPAAVFTDMTVSNVHFPWEAYTLDESYFWTHDVNVGDHLTVILNHPLNLRKVQVMTGSIMEGKYALKKGQVELGYDPEGMPQYCASFFVLGHLVEGQLSQEIVPKSMGHQVNCVRLVAKAKQDGGLMIRHIYLWEEKAKKEKLIRDGHTSLKV; this is encoded by the exons ATGTGGGGGTCCACCAGGCGATGCTTCCTAACCTCAGTGGGGATCCTGTGGCTCTTCTTCATTTTGAAAATCCCTAGGGAAATTGAAGATGACCAAAAGATG GAGACCAGTAGCAGCCGTAAGACCCCGAGACCACTAGAAGACTGGCAGACCATCACCTTCAAATATCTGGAAAAAATCCAgcgcagaaaaaaga CATGGCTCACAGTGGGGATCTCCTCAGCATCACAATGGACTCCGAATGGCCTCTTGTATACATTGGTCTCCCTGTACCAAGCCTCCTCTCCGGAGGAGGAGAAACACCTCACCGTACTGGTCCACCTGGCGGATTCTGACCTCCTCTGGCTCAAAGAAACCATTGCCGAAATTTCAAGACTCTTCAGTCCACAGATCTTGGCCGGGCAGTTGCTACTGATCCACGCTCCATCTGATGTCTATCCCTCTGTGAATGGCACCCAGAATGAGGCCAGTCGAGAGGAATTGTACTCCAAGCAGAACGTGGATCACGCCTTCCTCCTGAGCTTTGCCACAAATCTCTCTACTTACTTCCTGTTAATCGAGGACAATGTCTTTTGTTCCCCCAACTTTGTCACCCAAATCCATTCTCAGGTGGCCACCATGAAGTCCAGTCCGTGGGTGATACTGGAGTTCTCGGACATAGgcttccttggcaaactcttccaCAGCAAGGACCTCCCACAGCTGGCCCATTTCCTGCTCCTCTTCCACCAGGAGAAACCCCTAGACAAACTGCTCCTTCATTTCCGCACCCTTATGGTCCAGGAGAAATCAATCATCTGCAGACCATTTCTCTTCTATTACAGGGTGTCCCACCCCACCTTTGATGACAACCAAAAGGCCACGCTCGATCGGGAAACCGACCCTTTTGGTCCCGACAACCCCCCTGCTGCCGTTTTCACAGATATGACAGTTTCTAATGTCCATTTCCCCTGGGAGGCCTACACTCTGGATGAGTCCTACTTCTGGACGCACGATGTTAATGTAGGGGACCACTTGACCGTGATCTTGAACCATCCATTGAACCTAAGAAAAGTGCAGGTGATGACAGGCTCCATCATGGAGGGAAAGTACGCCCTGAAGAAGGGGCAGGTGGAGCTGGGCTACGACCCCGAGGGGATGCCTCAGTACTGTGCCTCGTTTTTCGTGCTGGGCCATCTGGTGGAGGGGCAGCTGTCTCAGGAGATAGTTCCGAAAAGCATGGGACACCAAGTGAACTGTGTGAGGCTGGTGGCCAAAGCCAAACAGGATGGTGGCCTCATGATCAGGCACATCTACCTCTGGGAAGAAAAGGCCAAGAAGGAAAAGCTCATCAGAGATGGTCATACATCATTAAAAGTATGA
- the LOC143379366 gene encoding alpha-1,3-mannosyl-glycoprotein 4-beta-N-acetylglucosaminyltransferase-like protein MGAT4E isoform X2: MQQETSSSRKTPRPLEDWQTITFKYLEKIQRRKKTWLTVGISSASQWTPNGLLYTLVSLYQASSPEEEKHLTVLVHLADSDLLWLKETIAEISRLFSPQILAGQLLLIHAPSDVYPSVNGTQNEASREELYSKQNVDHAFLLSFATNLSTYFLLIEDNVFCSPNFVTQIHSQVATMKSSPWVILEFSDIGFLGKLFHSKDLPQLAHFLLLFHQEKPLDKLLLHFRTLMVQEKSIICRPFLFYYRVSHPTFDDNQKATLDRETDPFGPDNPPAAVFTDMTVSNVHFPWEAYTLDESYFWTHDVNVGDHLTVILNHPLNLRKVQVMTGSIMEGKYALKKGQVELGYDPEGMPQYCASFFVLGHLVEGQLSQEIVPKSMGHQVNCVRLVAKAKQDGGLMIRHIYLWEEKAKKEKLIRDGHTSLKV, from the exons ATGCAGCAG GAGACCAGTAGCAGCCGTAAGACCCCGAGACCACTAGAAGACTGGCAGACCATCACCTTCAAATATCTGGAAAAAATCCAgcgcagaaaaaaga CATGGCTCACAGTGGGGATCTCCTCAGCATCACAATGGACTCCGAATGGCCTCTTGTATACATTGGTCTCCCTGTACCAAGCCTCCTCTCCGGAGGAGGAGAAACACCTCACCGTACTGGTCCACCTGGCGGATTCTGACCTCCTCTGGCTCAAAGAAACCATTGCCGAAATTTCAAGACTCTTCAGTCCACAGATCTTGGCCGGGCAGTTGCTACTGATCCACGCTCCATCTGATGTCTATCCCTCTGTGAATGGCACCCAGAATGAGGCCAGTCGAGAGGAATTGTACTCCAAGCAGAACGTGGATCACGCCTTCCTCCTGAGCTTTGCCACAAATCTCTCTACTTACTTCCTGTTAATCGAGGACAATGTCTTTTGTTCCCCCAACTTTGTCACCCAAATCCATTCTCAGGTGGCCACCATGAAGTCCAGTCCGTGGGTGATACTGGAGTTCTCGGACATAGgcttccttggcaaactcttccaCAGCAAGGACCTCCCACAGCTGGCCCATTTCCTGCTCCTCTTCCACCAGGAGAAACCCCTAGACAAACTGCTCCTTCATTTCCGCACCCTTATGGTCCAGGAGAAATCAATCATCTGCAGACCATTTCTCTTCTATTACAGGGTGTCCCACCCCACCTTTGATGACAACCAAAAGGCCACGCTCGATCGGGAAACCGACCCTTTTGGTCCCGACAACCCCCCTGCTGCCGTTTTCACAGATATGACAGTTTCTAATGTCCATTTCCCCTGGGAGGCCTACACTCTGGATGAGTCCTACTTCTGGACGCACGATGTTAATGTAGGGGACCACTTGACCGTGATCTTGAACCATCCATTGAACCTAAGAAAAGTGCAGGTGATGACAGGCTCCATCATGGAGGGAAAGTACGCCCTGAAGAAGGGGCAGGTGGAGCTGGGCTACGACCCCGAGGGGATGCCTCAGTACTGTGCCTCGTTTTTCGTGCTGGGCCATCTGGTGGAGGGGCAGCTGTCTCAGGAGATAGTTCCGAAAAGCATGGGACACCAAGTGAACTGTGTGAGGCTGGTGGCCAAAGCCAAACAGGATGGTGGCCTCATGATCAGGCACATCTACCTCTGGGAAGAAAAGGCCAAGAAGGAAAAGCTCATCAGAGATGGTCATACATCATTAAAAGTATGA